A single region of the Triticum dicoccoides isolate Atlit2015 ecotype Zavitan chromosome 2B, WEW_v2.0, whole genome shotgun sequence genome encodes:
- the LOC119366786 gene encoding bidirectional sugar transporter SWEET6a-like has translation MKHREWELVRTYLDRGPTFWRIIKNKDVEEFKSDPYLATLLNCMLWVFYGILCVIFGSAMYASPLSIMGKVIKTKSVEYMPFFLSLVSFLNGVCWTSYALIKFDLYVTIPNGLGALFGLVLYACYYRPTPKKEKSVKLKCD, from the exons ATGAAACATAGAGAATGGGAACTTGTTCGCACGTACCTCGACCGCGG GCCGACGTTCTGGCGGATCATCAAGAACAAGGACGTGGAGGAGTTCAAGTCGGACCCGTACCTAGCGACGCTGCTCAACTGCATGCTCTGGGTGTTCTACGGCATCCTCTGCGTCATATTCGGCTCGGCAATGTACGCCTCCCCCCTCAGCATCATG GGTAAAGTGATCAAGACCAAGAGCGTCGAGTACATGCCCTTCTTCCTGTCGCTGGTGAGCTTCCTCAACGGCGTCTGCTGGACGTCCTACGCTCTCATCAAATTCGACCTCTACGTCACG ATCCCCAATGGCCTCGGTGCGCTGTTCGGCCTCGTCCTGTACGCCTGCTACTACAGGCCGACCCCCAAGAAGGAGAAGAGCGTAAAGCTCAAATGTGATTGA